The genome window TGGAACCTAGTTGTAGGTCCTGACCCACAGGAtaggaaacactgctctaaaggCTTCACAGGAATGGCGAATGCCCTACATTGTGTTGCAGAAGTCTTTGCAAAGTGGGTTCCTCAGCAGGAGAGGATGACCCaaagacagggaaaaaaatcccatggATGGAGCTAAAATCCAGTTTCCTCTTGAAAGTAAATACAGTGAGAAAAATGTCTTGAGGCAACTGTATGCTCATGTATTGATTTCATGTAttgctctttcttcctttctctagcACTTTGGACAAATCAAGGCTGATAGCTTGCCACAACCAACCTTGGCATGTATTTGGAAACACTGCTTCATAAAGGTAAAGTTGAGCTTGGGGAGCTGTTGCTGCTTCTTTTGAAGGGTCTTTTGGTCGTCTGTTCTTAAAATATGTTTGGTCTGCAGGAGCTTTACAGTGTTACTTGGAAATGACAGGCTGCTTGGGACGTTGCTGAAGCTGCTAGTGAGGGAAGCACTTGCCACAAAATAGTTCTGTTTTGTGTAGGAGAGCTTTGTGAGTCCTTTCCCTGCTCAGACTGTACCACTGCAGCTGGCTGCCAGAATTCTCTTGCCCTATGAAGGTTCACTGCAGGTGGAATCCAAGGGTCTAGAATTTGCAGATGTAACACCTTTCCTACTCCCACAAAAACCAACAATAGGCTCCTGTGTGAAGAAACAGTTTCTGGGAAGAGGGTGATTCGtgtggattggattggattgggtgtTGGCATTGTCTTGGGTTGGTCAGTGTGAGGATAAAAGGTGCTTAATTTGCCACTAGCTAAATGTAACTGAAATTGGCAAAAGTTTCTGGTGCCAAGAATTATTTGAACATGTGCCATTTAAGACGATTGATAAAGTTAGCTCACAAGTTGACAGCTCTATTAGCTTGAGCCTTAGCTAAAGAGCTTTTAGAAGGACAGGTGCCAGGTTGTAGGTGATGGTTAGGTTGTCGAGCCTAACCTGACAAAATTGTGCAGAAATCAGTCCTCATATCCCCTATTGCTACCTCTTTATCACCACTTTATCATCACTCATAAGAATACTTAGGAAGTAGCAGGAAATCTGTGTTTATAAATACAGCAGAGTGGCTAATGCCACTTAAATGCTAACTAATTCATAAAGAGGGGTCTTGGTTATGCCCACTGATTACTTTGCAGATCTGTAGGATTTTTTGTAGGCTGTCCCTAATCAACTTTGGCTTTTGAAAAATCACTATCTGAAATTTAAAATAGATTCTCCTCTGTTGCAAGTCAAAAGGGTCCAGGAGAGCAGCCCTTTGGCTCAAGCAACATGTGTTTAGCTGCCAGGACCTTCTCTTCAAGATCTAAGACAAGCCCTTAGTGCTATCCTTAAAATGTAATTCCTTGTCTCTGCGTTGGAATATTTCTAAAGAGATCTGCTAAAATATTATGTGAAGATAAATGTCTGAGTGCTGAAGGCTCACAAAGGACTCCAAaggctttttaattaaaaaccagTATCCTACGCTAGAGAGTAATGTGTAGCAGTTAAattgtcagattaggatctgggaaacgcaGGTTCAGATGTCCACTCCGctatggaaactttctgggtgatcttgggccagtcacacactgtcagcacTGACCCCGACTAGTATTTGGAAggatacctccaaggaataccaggttagAGACttagaggcagtcaatggcaaaccacctccgaatatctcttggcttgaaaaccccaccaggggtcgctataagtcactgtgacttgacagcaaaaaaagcgAACCCACTTTGATTTAACATGACAATACTTTGCTGAAATGttgtttcattatttaaaagCTTGTAGGCTGTACATTGTGGCCACCATTTGCATTCTTATGTAGCCTTGCATGTACAGAAATTTACAGTTGAAGGAAAATCTCAATAAGAAGCAAGTTTCTAATAAAAATGTGTACAAATGTCTACAATCAACAAGATAAATGAAAACTAGAGACTCATTAAAGAATAGTGTCTCACTGGAAGTCAGTTATTCTTGAATACAGTATTTGATTCTGGGCGTATCAACTCAAAGTAGAACTGGGAGAAGATATGGGGGAAACGAAAGTGGGCAGATGGactgaagccgctgtttccaagtGGGTACCATTCCGGTCATTTTCCCCAGCAGGTTCATAGGAAACAGACGCTAAAGACTGTGATACTTAAGTGTTTATGAACAtttccattttgtgtttttttacttgatctcttctctctcctctcccccaagtTGCCTGACCGGCTGCCAGCCTGCTGGGTCACGAAAAAATGCCAGACCGCGACAACTCTTACAACGGTAGCGGCAGTGACGAGGCAAGCGCGAACTCTGACGACATCTGCCGAGATTTTCTGCGCAACGTCTGCAAGCGGGGCAAGCGCTGCCGTTTCCGCCACCCGGACATCAACGAGGTGACCAACCTGGGCGTTAGCAAGAACGAGTTCATCTTCTGCCATGACTTCCAGAACAAAGAGTGCGTCCGCATCAACTGCCGCTTCATCCACGGCACCAAGGAAGACGAGGACTGCTATAAGAAGACCGGGGAGCTCCCCCCGCGCCTCCGCCAGAAAGTGGCGGCTGGCCTCGGCCTTTCCGCGGCTGATCTTCCCAACAGCAAGGAGGAAGTCCCCATTTGCAGGGATTTTCTGAAGGGGGATTGCCAGCGGGGAGCCAAATGCAAGTTCCAGCACCTCCAGCGAGATTTTGAATTCGACGCCCGGGGGCTGACTACCCGGGAGCAGGGCATCACCACGCCCGTGCGGCGGTACGACCCCTACGACCCCATGTACGATTCCGACCGCTGCTACGACGACCACGATCCCGTGCTCAAGAGACGGCGGGTGGACGGACTTCACTTTGAGACGTACGAGTACAACTTCACCAGCCCGCGCACCGTGGAGTACCGACTCCTGGAAGAGGAGAACATCATGCTGCGCAAACGTGTCGAAGACCTCAAGAAGCAGGTCAACAACCTCCTGGCCACCAACGAGGTCCTCTTGGAACAGAACGCCCAGTTCCGCAACCAGGCCAAGGTGATGACGCTCAGTGCCCCAGCCACAGCCACGGAACAGACTCTGGCCCCCACTGTGGGCACAGTCACTAACTACAATCACAGCATTGCACAGACCCACACCACCCTGAGCAGCCAAGCTCTACAGCCGCGGCCGGTGACGCAACAGGATTTGGTGGCTCCGGCTGGCGCACAGGCAGCACCGCCCAGCAACGCAGCGCCTCCCATGAACCCTGAAATCACCCCGCTCTCGGCAGCTCTGGCTCAGACCATCGCCCAGGGAATGGCTCCACCGGTCTCCATGGCGCCTGTGGCGGTGTCGGTGGCCCCCGTGGCTGTGTCAATGGCACAGCCACTGGGGGCCATAACCATGAGCCATGCCACCACGCCCATGGTGACGTACCCCATAGCCTCACAGAGCATGAGGATGCCTCACTAGTCCCCTTCATGAGGGAAGTGACCTCGTGCAGTATCTGTTGCCCCTAAGTTGGGGGTTAAAGCACTGTTTGGATCCACCTGATAGTGAACCAGGCTGGAGAAAAGAGGCTGGCTTCAGATGCGGATCTGAAACCCACTGGAGTTCTCATCTCTACGCAGTGGGGAAGGACGCTAGCTTGGGTGGACGTTGCCTCAAGCTGGAACATGAGGCTTGGGCCGGTCGCTGCGGTCGGGCTCAGGGATGACTGGATAAACAAAGCAATCTAGACAGCGTAGTGCTCGCCTACCCTTTTTCTCTACCGTGTGTCTCTTTTGAAGCACTTCCGTTCTCATGAAATCACCAGCCAGTCCCTTTCCAAGTTTAGTAACTGAGTTTATTATCTCCCTAGTGGGAGCCTTGTCCTCACAACCCTAGTAGACACGCGCAGTCCATCCTGCTCTTACCCATGGGGAAGATGTCAGTAGGATTTCCCCTGGCTCAGTCAGACGTAGAGGGGGAAAAGGGTTGGAAGGCTGCTTGTTCTGCAGAGGCTAAgatagcctgggtcatccagctTTGGCAAGCTTTAAGGCAAACATGCAGGCTCCTGGGTATAATTTATTTGAGCTCTGTTATAGCAAACAGTGGGACTAGAACTGGCAGCAGAAGTACATCCATCTGTTTCTTTTGATTCGATAGGCATCGAGTGTGGAAATGG of Sphaerodactylus townsendi isolate TG3544 linkage group LG03, MPM_Stown_v2.3, whole genome shotgun sequence contains these proteins:
- the ZC3H10 gene encoding zinc finger CCCH domain-containing protein 10; the protein is MPDRDNSYNGSGSDEASANSDDICRDFLRNVCKRGKRCRFRHPDINEVTNLGVSKNEFIFCHDFQNKECVRINCRFIHGTKEDEDCYKKTGELPPRLRQKVAAGLGLSAADLPNSKEEVPICRDFLKGDCQRGAKCKFQHLQRDFEFDARGLTTREQGITTPVRRYDPYDPMYDSDRCYDDHDPVLKRRRVDGLHFETYEYNFTSPRTVEYRLLEEENIMLRKRVEDLKKQVNNLLATNEVLLEQNAQFRNQAKVMTLSAPATATEQTLAPTVGTVTNYNHSIAQTHTTLSSQALQPRPVTQQDLVAPAGAQAAPPSNAAPPMNPEITPLSAALAQTIAQGMAPPVSMAPVAVSVAPVAVSMAQPLGAITMSHATTPMVTYPIASQSMRMPH